The genomic region CCCGATTAAAAGGATCATAAGCGGGAAGAAAAATGCCTGTACCTTTACCAGGTCAATATTCTTATCTCTGCTACCGTTAGAGAGCTCTGTAAAGTTGTTGTTGGTTTGAGGTTCCAGCCCATAAGATTTAATAACAGCGATCCCGCTAAAACTTTCCTGGGTGAACGTATTAAGTTTTGAAAGATATTGCTGTACAACCGTACTTCTTTTATGGATCGCGACGCTTAACTTATAAATAGAGAAGGCCAGGACCGGTAGTGGGATTACCGTGTATAAAGTAAGTAAAGGAGCGGCCTGGATCATAAAGATCAAAACCACGACCGTAGAGGTGAATGTCGTTACACTATACATGATAGCCGGACCTAAATATAGCCTCACTTTAGAGACATCTTCGCTAATCCTGTTCATAAGATCTCCGGTTCTGTTCTTCTTGTAGAAGTTTAAAGAGAGATCCTGGTAATGACGATAAACTTCGTTCTTAAGATCATATTCCATATGCCTCGAAACCACGATAAAAGTTTGCCTCATCAGGAAAGTAAGGAAGGCAGATATAAGTGTAGTTCCTATTATAAGCAGGATATTGTAAAGAAGTTCATCTTTGAGCACAGAGACATCGGTCACTTCGCCATTGATATATTCTTCAATAATAACCGTACTTTCACCAATTAAAGGAATATAGTAGATCCCAAAAATTCTGGCGGCAATCGTAATAACCAATCCAATAAGTAGTTTCCATTTGTATTTGTAGAAATATTTATTGAGATGCTGAAGGTTCTTCATTCAGTGAAATTCTATAAAGTTGAGGATTCTGTAATTTAACACGTTTAGAATCCGTGCTTTTTAAATAATTATTATTTTTGCGGCGGATTTTTGACCAAATTCAAAATCTGAATAATTTAAAAATCAACAAATTATGCAAGTTGACGTTCTAAATGCAAATGAACTAAAAAAAGCTGCTCCGGTTTTTGGACAGGTGTCTTTTGACGAACACGAACAAATCGTTTTTTGCAACGACAAAGATACAGGTTTAAAGGCAATAATTGGTATCCATAATACGGTTTTAGGACCAGCTCTGGGAGGAACCAGAATGTGGAATTACACCAGTGAATGGGAGGCTGTAAACGATGTATTGCGTCTTTCTCGTGGTATGACCTTTAAGAGTGCGATCACCGGTCTAAATCTTGGTGGTGGGAAAGCTGTTATCATAGGTGATGCTAAAACAGATAAAACTCCTGCGCTCATGAAGCGTTTTGGAGAATTTGTACATTCTTTGGGTGGTAAGTATATCACTGCAGAAGATGTAGGTATGGAAACTTCAGATATGGATACTGTACGTGAAGTGACCCCTTATGTGACAGGTATCTCAGAATCTCAGGGTGGAGCAGGGAATCCTTCTCCAATTACTGCCTATGGTGTATTCATGGGGATCAAAGCTTCAGCTAAGTTCAAGTATGGAACAGATGATCTTGAAGGTAAAAAAGTACTGGTTCAGGGAATTGGTCATGTTGGAGAAACTCTGGTAGAATATCTAACCGGTGATGGGGCTGAAGTTTATATCACAGATATCAACGAGGACAGGCTTGCAGAAGTAAGTAAGAAATACGGAGCACATGTATTTACAGATAGAGATATTTATGCTGCTGATGTAGATATCTATGCACCTTGTGCACTTGGAGCGACGATTAATGATGATACCATAGACAGACTGAAAGTTGATATAATTGCAGGGGCTGCGAACAATCAACTTGCAGATGAGGTAGCTCACGGGCAGATCCTACAAAACAGAGGTATTGTTTACGCACCAGATTTCCTTATCAACGCAGGTGGAATTATTAATGTGTATGCTGAATTGGAGAATTATGACAAGCAGGAGATCATGCGCAAGACGGAGAATATCTATAATACAACTTTGAGAATTCTTGAAAAAGCTTCTAAAGACGATATTACTACGCACTTCGCAGCTTTACAAATAGCGAAGCAACGTATTGCCGACAGAAAAAAACAGAATTTAAATTAGTCAGTTCTAATTTATTAATATTTTTGCAGGGCGAAAGCGAAAAGCTTTCGCCCTTTCTAATTCCTAAAAAGTTCTTTTACAATTATGTTGACAAGAAGACATATCAGGGTTAAAGTAATGCAGTCACTGTATGCATTTAACCAAAGCCAGAATGACAACCTTGCCACTGAAGAGAAATTCCTGCTGAAGAGTATGCAGGAAATGTATGACCTTTTTCTGCTTCAGTTGAGTTTGATCACCGAGATAAGAGAACATGCTGAAGTGTACCTGGAGAAATCTCAGCAAAAACACCTTGCTACAAACGAGGAAAAAGATCCCAATAGAAAATTTATCGATAACCAGATCTTCCAGATCCTGAATGAAAACGAAAGTATTCAGAAGGCATTAGAAGACCACAAAATTAATCACTGGAAACAGGATGATGAATATGTGGCGATCATCTGGAATGAGATTAGAAACAGCGAGCTTTATTCAGAATATATGAATACTCGTGAAGGTAGTTTTAAAGATGATAAAGAGCTTATTATCCAGATCTTCAAGGAGATTATAGCTCCTAACGAGAAATTATACGATTATCTTGAGGATAAAAAGTTAACCTGGGTAGATGATCTTCCGTTGGTAAATACCGCCGCTCTTAAATTTCTTCAGAAGTTAAAAGAATCTACCGGTAGAGAAAAGCAGATCGCTCGTTTGTTCAAAAACGATGAGGATAGAGAATTCGCCTTAAAATTATTTCAGAAGACCTATCTTAATGATGAGGATCTTTCCGAAGAGATGCTGGGGAAAACTCCGAACTGGGATAAAGACAGGATTGCCGAAGTAGATATGGTTCTTATAAAGATGGCGATCTGTGAGTTTTTAAAATTTAGTAGTATCCCTGTAAAGGTTACTATCAATGAATACCTGGAGATCGCAAAGGAATATAGTACTCCAAAAAGTAGCATTTTTATTAATGGTGTGCTGGATAAACTTTCTAAGGAATACCAGGCAGAAGGCAAGCTAAATAAAATGGGCAGGGGCCTGATGTAGTAAAGATTTTTTAGTATTTTTACCTATTAGAAATTAAACAAAATAACTTCGTCATGAAAAGAACAATTTTGATGTTTGCAGCTGCAGGGGCTATGCTGTTAACCGGATGTCAAGACAACGCCTCAGATAAAGTAAAAGCAGAGAACGTAGAAGCTTCAGCTGAACGTGATGCGCAGGCGACTGTTTATCCTGAAATCTCTTTCGAAGAAACTGAATTTGATTTCGGAAATATTGCTAAGGGAACAAACGTTGAGCACGTATTTAAATTCACGAACACAGGAAAAGCTCCTTTAGTGATCACCAATGCTTCAAGTTCTTGTGGATGTACGGTACCAACCTATCCTAAGAATGAAACTATCCAACCGGGCGAATCTGGAGAGATGCTTGTAAAGTTCAACGGTTCTGGTAATGGACAGGTAACTAAGACTGTAACAGTATCTGCAAATACTGAAGCTGGAAAAGAACAATTAAAAATCAAAGCTTTTGTAGAAGCTGCGGAAACAGAAACAGCTAGCTAAAAGCATATATGGATCAATTAACCCAGTTTGCACCGATTATATTGATGTTTGTGGTTGTGTATTTTTTTATGATACGACCACAAATGAAAAAAGCGAAACAGGAAAAAACATTTGCCGCTGAACTTAAAAAAGGAGATCGCATCATTACCAAAAGTGGAATGCACGGTAAGATTATTGATTTCAGCGAAAAGAATAATTCGGTAATTATTGAAACAGGCGCCGGTAAGATCACTTTTGATCGTTCATCCATTTCTATGGAAATGAGTCAGAAACTGAATGCTCCGGTTGTAGAGAAGAAATAATTTTCGAAGACATATCAAACGAAAAAGCAGCTCATTGAGCTGCTTTTTTATTTTCTATAGCGATCATTAAGTCCTTTTCCCTGTAAAATTAGAGGTTCGATCTTTTTAATTCTATTTGTTCGAGTTGCTTGTTTTTTAGCCTCAGCAATATATTGAGCGTACTCTTTCTGTTTCCCAGGGCTTAGATCATAAAATGCTGTTTTTAGCAACTTATTGCCATTTAATATAGCTGCAAGTTCTTCAGGAATTTCAAGCGACTTTAATTTCGCTTTTAATTCCAAACCCGCTTTTTGGTTAGCTATCGCTTCTTCTATATAAGGAATAATCGCATCATTGTTTATACTATCATTTTGCCCAAACTTGATCTGCCTGAGGGCTTTTGTCTTGCCTTCCTGAGCATTGACCAGCAGCGCTTTGTTCTTCTTGAGAAATATGCCCTGAAAAAACCAGATGGCAATATGGTTTTTAAAAGCTCCAAGACCAATGACATTTTTGCCATCCAGGCTATATACCGGTGCTCCCCATTTGATGGAAGCTGTTAAACCAGTTTGTTCCATTACGCCTATAAGTTGCCTGAGTTGTGCATCCCATTCGGCGTGCAGTAGTACATATTCTTTAATGGAACTTATCTTACTCAATTCTTCTATTCGTATTTCTTAGCGGTAAGTTCCGCAAGTTTTACGATCACTTCTGCGGCTTTCTGCATACTCTCTACCGGTACATATTCATATTTTCCGTGGAAATTGTGACCACCTGCAAAGATGTTAGGGCAGGGAAGTCCCATAAAGCTCAGTTGAGCGCCATCGGTCCCGCCACGAATTGGTTTGATAATAGGTTCGATATCCACTGCTTCCATCGCATCACGAGCGAGGTCTACGATATGCATTACCGGTTCTACTTTTTCACGCATGTTCCGGTACTGGTCAGTAATTTCAATAGTAATAAGATCCCGGTCGTATTGTGAACAGATCTCACTGGCCAGATCCTGCATCATTTCCTTACGCGCCTGGAAGTGCCCGAGGTCATGATCTCTTATAATATATTCCAGAACAGTTTCTTCCACATCTCCCTTAATGCTACTCAAATGGAAAAAACCCTGCCTGTCTTCAGTATGCTCCGGGGTTTCCATTCTTGGTAAGGAATTGATGAAATCCTGAGCGATATACATACTATTCACCATTTTATCTTTGGCATAACCAGGATGTACGCTTTTCCCTTCAACTTTTACAACTGCGCGAGCGGCATTGAAATTCTCGTATTCGAGTTCTCCAATCTGGCTACCATCCATGGTGTATGCCCATTCTGCTCCAAACTTTTCTACATCAAATTTATGTGCTCCACGACCAATTTCTTCATCTGGTGTAAAACAGACTCTTATTTTTCCATGCGGAATTTCAGGATTATTAACAAGGTATTCCATAGCTGTCATGATCTCTGTGATCCCTGCTTTATCATCTGCGCCCAGTAGGGTTGTACCATCTGTAGTGATAATCGTCTTGCCTTTATATTGTAATAAGTCGTCAAAGTATTCCGGAGAAAGAATAATGTTTTTCTCTTTATTAAGAACAATGTCCTTACCATCATAATTTTCGATGATCTGCGGATTCACATTTGTACCGGAGAAATCTGGAGTTGTATCAAAGTGTGAGACAAAACCGATCACAGGAACTTCATGTGGAACATTTGCAGGCAGACTTGCCATAACATAAGCATGCTCATCTATGGTTACATCCTGCATCCCAATAGCTTTCAATTCATCTACAAGCTTATTCGCCAGGTCCCATTGTTTCATGGTACTGGGTGTCGAAGTACTTTCAGGATCACTTTGTGTGTCTATCCTTACGTAGCTTAAAAATCTGTCTATGATATGTTGTTTGTTGGTCATCTTAACTTAATGATTAGGTAAATCTATAATTTGTAGAATGTTGCAAATATAATTTTCGAATATCTCTTTTTTCTTAATCTTTTTAAAATAATATGGAAAATCCTGCTGGTTCGTCTTCAGTTTAATTGTAGCCTTTGTATAGTTTAATTTTAAAATTCAGGCTATATGTCTTGAGCTTAAAATGCTAATTATAAATGAGTTATATTTAATGAAACCAAAAAACCATTATTATGAAGAACTATTACTTTTTAATTTTATCGTTTTTTATATGTTCGGTCTTGCAGGCACAGGAGCGGACTATTGAAGGATTAGTAATGGACGAAAATTCCCAGCCGCTCGGCGGAGTTTCTGTTGCTATTAAGGATACCAACAAGGGGACTATTACAGATTTTGATGGAAAATTCATGTTGGAGGCTGAATTTGGTCAAACCTTAGTTTTCACCTTCGTAGGGTATGATGCTCGCGAAGTATTAATTGATCAGGAGCAAATTAATGTCACCATGGTGTCCGGTATGGCGCTAGGAGAGGTAGTTCTTGTAGGTTCGAGAAACCGAAGCCGTACTGTTGTTGAAAGTACAGTTCCTATAGATGTACTCGATGTAAAAGAGATGGCTACCGCAGGACCACAGGTTAATCTTAATCAAATGCTTAATTACGTAGCGCCATCCTTTACTTCTAATACTCAAACTATTTCTGATGGAACAGACCATATAGATCCGGCTTCTCTTCGAGGTCTTGGTCCAGATCAGGTGCTTGTATTAATTAATGGAAAGCGTAGACATAACTCTTCCCTGGTAAACGTAAATGGTACTTTTGGTAGAGGTAGTGTGGGAACCGATCTTAATGCGATTCCGGCTTCAGCCATCAAAAGAATTGAAGTTCTACGGGACGGGGCAGCAGCTCAGTATGGGTCTGATGCCATTGCAGGGGTGATTAATATAGTTCTTGAAAATCAAACAGATCAACTAAATTTGAACCTTACCACCGGTGCCAATTTTTCTAAGAATGCCAATGAGCAAACTGGTGGGGTAGATGGTGAGACCGTAAACGTAGCAGCAAGTTATGGAATAGGTTTAGGAGATAAAGGTGGTTATCTCACATTCTCTGGTGATTTCGATTACCGGGAAGATTATAACCGGATGAAAGAATGGGAAGGGTCTATTTTTAATGCATATAATGCAATTGAAAACCGTGCCGCTAACTCAGGAGCCAACATTGCCAATCTTTCTGATGATCAAATAAAGGATTTTGCTCAGCAGGTTTCTTACTTTACCAACGATTTTCAGGATGATATTAGTAATGCTCCAGATAGAGCTACACTACAGTCACTTCTTAGCCTTGATGTCACAGAAAATGAACTGGATGCACGTGGTTTGGAGAGAACAGACTTTAATATGAGAGTTGGTCAATCTGGTCTAAGAGGAGGTAGATTTTTCGCAAATATGTCTTTGCCACTAGATGAAGAGGGAACTGAACTATATTCGTTTGCAGGTATAAGTTCCCGTAGAGGAAATTCTGCTGGTTTCTATAGGCTGCCAAACCAGAGTCGTACATACACTCCAATATATATCAATGGTTTCCTTCCCGAAATCAATTCCAAGATCAAGGATCAGTCTTTTGCAGTAGGAGTTAAAGGAGAAATTAGTGATTGGGGAGTTGACTTTAGTAATACCTGGGGACAGAATGAATTCCAGTATTTTATTTCAAATACTGCCAACGCATCTTTACAGAGAGCAAGTCCAACAGCATTTGATGCCGGTGGATTCTCCTTTATGCAAAACACTACTAATTTAGATGTAAGCAGATTATTTGAAGATGTTTTTATGGGAATGAACGTTGCATTTGGAGCAGAACATCGATTTGAAAATTATGAGATTATGGCAGGTGAAAAAGGGTCATATGAACAGTACACCGCTAATGGTGATGTAGTAGTGAGATCAGATCAGGAGCCGGCTACCGACTTTTTTGGAAGTGCAAGACCAGGTGGTTCGCAGGTGTTCCCTGGATTTAGTCCAAAGAATGAGCTTTCCAGAGAGCGAAGCAGTATCGCAGGATATTTCGATGTTGAAATAGATTTCAGTGAAAAAATGCTGGTTACCTTCGCATCGAGATTTGAGAATTACTCCGACTTTGGTTCTACTCTCAACTTTAAATTATCTTCCCGATATAAGCTCACCGATAATATCAATATTAGAGGTGCTGCGAATACAGGATTCAGAGCTCCATCTTTGCACCAGCTTTATTTTAATTCTACATCAACAATTTTTGATAATGCCGGGAATCCACAGGAAGTTGGTACTTTTTCAAACGATAGCCGTCCAGCACAATTACTGGGGATTCCTCAGCTAAATGAAGAAACTTCCAGAAGTATAAGTTTAGGTTTCACAGCTAAAATTCCTGATGCGAACCTTTCACTTACTTTAGATGGCTATTTGGTAGCGATAGACGATCGTATTGTTTATACCGGGCAATTTCAAGGCCCTGGAACAGGAACTGAACTTGACAACCTTCTGGCTCAGGCAAATGCTACTGCAGCTTCTTTCTTTGCAAATGCAATTGATACAGAATCTAAAGGTTTGGATATTGTATTAACGCACAGTGCGATCTTCAATGATGATGTAAGTCTTAAATCTGATCTTGCAGCAACTTTGTCCAAGACCAAACAAGTTGGAGATATAAATGCTTCTGATGTTCTAGAAAGAGCTGGTTTAGTAGATACTTATTTTCCGGAAGATAGCCGTGTGTATCTTGAAGAAGCAGTGCCAAGAACTAAAGTGAATCTAACTAACAGTTTGACAGCCGGGGACTTTAATGTATTTCTAAGAAACGTTTATTTTGGTGAAGTGACAGAAGCTTCAACAACATTGGCAAATCAGCAGGTTTTTAGTTCAAAAGTGGTGACAGACCTTTCTGTTGGATATAAGGTCACAGATGCTCTTACCTTTACAATTGGAGCAAACAACCTGTTCGATATTTATCCTGATAGAGCAGAAGAGGCATTCAACAACCGTAGTTCAGGAAGATTTGACTGGTCTCGTAGAGCTCAGCAATTTGGAATTGGAGGACGATTTATGTTTGCGAGAATGAGTATAACTCTTGATTAAATAATTCGATTTAAGGCGTAATAGGCAGCCAGATGGCTGCCTTTTTTATTTTCGATAGCATAGAAGTAACCCGATTGAGGTTTGCTTTTATAGAATTTCAATTACTTTTGCATAAACCTACCTAGATGTATAAGTCACTCATAAGACCAGCGCTTTTCAAGTACGATCCTGAGCAGATTCATTATTTCACTTTTAATTTTCTTCGGAAATTTTGCAGGATCCCTGGAGCATTATCCTTCCTAAGATCAAGATTTAATATTTCTGATAAACGTTTGGAACGGGAAGTCTTCGGACTGAAGTTTAAGAATCCTGTAGGTCTGGCCGCAGGTTTTGATAAAGATGCAAAACTTTACAAAGAACTTTCAGCTTTAGGTTTTGGTTTCGTGGAAGTAGGAACTGTAACACCAAAGCCTCAGCCAGGAAATGAGAAAACCAGGTTATTCAGGTTGCCCGAAGATTCAGCCATTATAAACCGTATGGGTTTCAATAATGAAGGGGTGGAGCAGATGGTCGCCAGATTAAAGGAAAATACGAACGTTCTTATTGGTGGTAATATTGGAAAGAACAAGCTTACTCCAAATGATAAAGCGGTAGATGATTATGTTTATTCTTTTAATGCACTCTTTAATTATGTAGATTATTTTGTGGTGAATGTAAGCTCGCCAAATACTCCGAATCTAAGGGAACTTCAGGATAAAGAACCACTAAAATTACTGCTGAACACTCTTCAGAAGAAAAATGAACTTAAAGATACTTCGAAGCCTATCTTATTGAAAATCGCACCGGATCTTACAGACGAGCAACTTTTGGATATTATTGAGATCGTTCAGGAAACCGGAATCGCCGGGGTGATTGCTACTAATACCACAATTTCACGTGAAGGACTGCAGTCTGAGAACAAAAGCGAAATGGGCGGACTTAGTGGAAAACCTCTCACTAAAAGGGCTACAGAAGTGATACGTTTTCTTTCTGAAAAAAGCGGTCGTTCCTTTCCTATTATTGGTGTTGGAGGAATACATTCTGCAGAAGATGCTCTGGAAAAACTCGAAGCCGGAGCAAGCCTGGTTCAGCTATACACAGGTTTTATTTATGAAGGTCCTCAGCTAATAAAAGATATTAATAAGAAGATTCTGGAGAAAGGATTATAGTTAAGATGCTCGAACAACTAATTCCATTTCTTACAGCTTCCATACTACTTACATTTTCACCGGGACCAGATATCATCTATGTGCTGGTAAGATCGATCGCATATGGAGCAAAACAGGGAATAGCTACGGCGTTCGGACTTGTTTCTGGAATAATTATTCATACCAGCCTCGTTGCTTTTGGAGTTTCAGCGATCATTCGGCAATCTAATACTACTTTCCTCATCATAAAAATACTCGGAGCTTTGTATTTGTTATACCTCGCTTACCAGGTATACAGATCTAATCCTGAAATTGCCTTTTCTTCGGAAGGAATTAAACATAAAAGTCTGTGGTCATTATTCCGACAGGGATTCATCATGAACGTCCTAAATCCAAAAGTTGGAATTTTTTTCCTCGCATTCTTTCCTGGATTTCTGTGGGAACCTGATGGCGATACCGTTTGGCAATTTTATGTTCTTGGTTTTGTTTTCATGTTACAGGCACTGGTCATTTTCTGTCTGGTGGCTTTTGCCGCAAACAGGATTTCCGGCTGGGTAAGATCTCATCCTTCTTCTGGTATATTTCTGAAATGGTTACAGGTGGTCATATTTATTCTTATAGCGATTCTAATTCTTATCTAATTGTAGAATCCTTAGCTATCCTGGGAATAATTGATTCTGAAATTTCAGATTATCAATGAAACTATATTCTTTTTAAATTTTCTTTAAAATACTATCTTTGACCATATGGCTCAAGTGAAACTAATCGAATGT from Christiangramia sp. OXR-203 harbors:
- the pepT gene encoding peptidase T gives rise to the protein MTNKQHIIDRFLSYVRIDTQSDPESTSTPSTMKQWDLANKLVDELKAIGMQDVTIDEHAYVMASLPANVPHEVPVIGFVSHFDTTPDFSGTNVNPQIIENYDGKDIVLNKEKNIILSPEYFDDLLQYKGKTIITTDGTTLLGADDKAGITEIMTAMEYLVNNPEIPHGKIRVCFTPDEEIGRGAHKFDVEKFGAEWAYTMDGSQIGELEYENFNAARAVVKVEGKSVHPGYAKDKMVNSMYIAQDFINSLPRMETPEHTEDRQGFFHLSSIKGDVEETVLEYIIRDHDLGHFQARKEMMQDLASEICSQYDRDLITIEITDQYRNMREKVEPVMHIVDLARDAMEAVDIEPIIKPIRGGTDGAQLSFMGLPCPNIFAGGHNFHGKYEYVPVESMQKAAEVIVKLAELTAKKYE
- a CDS encoding Glu/Leu/Phe/Val dehydrogenase — translated: MQVDVLNANELKKAAPVFGQVSFDEHEQIVFCNDKDTGLKAIIGIHNTVLGPALGGTRMWNYTSEWEAVNDVLRLSRGMTFKSAITGLNLGGGKAVIIGDAKTDKTPALMKRFGEFVHSLGGKYITAEDVGMETSDMDTVREVTPYVTGISESQGGAGNPSPITAYGVFMGIKASAKFKYGTDDLEGKKVLVQGIGHVGETLVEYLTGDGAEVYITDINEDRLAEVSKKYGAHVFTDRDIYAADVDIYAPCALGATINDDTIDRLKVDIIAGAANNQLADEVAHGQILQNRGIVYAPDFLINAGGIINVYAELENYDKQEIMRKTENIYNTTLRILEKASKDDITTHFAALQIAKQRIADRKKQNLN
- the nusB gene encoding transcription antitermination factor NusB, whose protein sequence is MLTRRHIRVKVMQSLYAFNQSQNDNLATEEKFLLKSMQEMYDLFLLQLSLITEIREHAEVYLEKSQQKHLATNEEKDPNRKFIDNQIFQILNENESIQKALEDHKINHWKQDDEYVAIIWNEIRNSELYSEYMNTREGSFKDDKELIIQIFKEIIAPNEKLYDYLEDKKLTWVDDLPLVNTAALKFLQKLKESTGREKQIARLFKNDEDREFALKLFQKTYLNDEDLSEEMLGKTPNWDKDRIAEVDMVLIKMAICEFLKFSSIPVKVTINEYLEIAKEYSTPKSSIFINGVLDKLSKEYQAEGKLNKMGRGLM
- a CDS encoding quinone-dependent dihydroorotate dehydrogenase, with the protein product MYKSLIRPALFKYDPEQIHYFTFNFLRKFCRIPGALSFLRSRFNISDKRLEREVFGLKFKNPVGLAAGFDKDAKLYKELSALGFGFVEVGTVTPKPQPGNEKTRLFRLPEDSAIINRMGFNNEGVEQMVARLKENTNVLIGGNIGKNKLTPNDKAVDDYVYSFNALFNYVDYFVVNVSSPNTPNLRELQDKEPLKLLLNTLQKKNELKDTSKPILLKIAPDLTDEQLLDIIEIVQETGIAGVIATNTTISREGLQSENKSEMGGLSGKPLTKRATEVIRFLSEKSGRSFPIIGVGGIHSAEDALEKLEAGASLVQLYTGFIYEGPQLIKDINKKILEKGL
- a CDS encoding TonB-dependent receptor, with the translated sequence MKNYYFLILSFFICSVLQAQERTIEGLVMDENSQPLGGVSVAIKDTNKGTITDFDGKFMLEAEFGQTLVFTFVGYDAREVLIDQEQINVTMVSGMALGEVVLVGSRNRSRTVVESTVPIDVLDVKEMATAGPQVNLNQMLNYVAPSFTSNTQTISDGTDHIDPASLRGLGPDQVLVLINGKRRHNSSLVNVNGTFGRGSVGTDLNAIPASAIKRIEVLRDGAAAQYGSDAIAGVINIVLENQTDQLNLNLTTGANFSKNANEQTGGVDGETVNVAASYGIGLGDKGGYLTFSGDFDYREDYNRMKEWEGSIFNAYNAIENRAANSGANIANLSDDQIKDFAQQVSYFTNDFQDDISNAPDRATLQSLLSLDVTENELDARGLERTDFNMRVGQSGLRGGRFFANMSLPLDEEGTELYSFAGISSRRGNSAGFYRLPNQSRTYTPIYINGFLPEINSKIKDQSFAVGVKGEISDWGVDFSNTWGQNEFQYFISNTANASLQRASPTAFDAGGFSFMQNTTNLDVSRLFEDVFMGMNVAFGAEHRFENYEIMAGEKGSYEQYTANGDVVVRSDQEPATDFFGSARPGGSQVFPGFSPKNELSRERSSIAGYFDVEIDFSEKMLVTFASRFENYSDFGSTLNFKLSSRYKLTDNINIRGAANTGFRAPSLHQLYFNSTSTIFDNAGNPQEVGTFSNDSRPAQLLGIPQLNEETSRSISLGFTAKIPDANLSLTLDGYLVAIDDRIVYTGQFQGPGTGTELDNLLAQANATAASFFANAIDTESKGLDIVLTHSAIFNDDVSLKSDLAATLSKTKQVGDINASDVLERAGLVDTYFPEDSRVYLEEAVPRTKVNLTNSLTAGDFNVFLRNVYFGEVTEASTTLANQQVFSSKVVTDLSVGYKVTDALTFTIGANNLFDIYPDRAEEAFNNRSSGRFDWSRRAQQFGIGGRFMFARMSITLD
- a CDS encoding LysE family translocator; amino-acid sequence: MLEQLIPFLTASILLTFSPGPDIIYVLVRSIAYGAKQGIATAFGLVSGIIIHTSLVAFGVSAIIRQSNTTFLIIKILGALYLLYLAYQVYRSNPEIAFSSEGIKHKSLWSLFRQGFIMNVLNPKVGIFFLAFFPGFLWEPDGDTVWQFYVLGFVFMLQALVIFCLVAFAANRISGWVRSHPSSGIFLKWLQVVIFILIAILILI
- a CDS encoding YdeI/OmpD-associated family protein gives rise to the protein MSKISSIKEYVLLHAEWDAQLRQLIGVMEQTGLTASIKWGAPVYSLDGKNVIGLGAFKNHIAIWFFQGIFLKKNKALLVNAQEGKTKALRQIKFGQNDSINNDAIIPYIEEAIANQKAGLELKAKLKSLEIPEELAAILNGNKLLKTAFYDLSPGKQKEYAQYIAEAKKQATRTNRIKKIEPLILQGKGLNDRYRK
- the yajC gene encoding preprotein translocase subunit YajC, with translation MDQLTQFAPIILMFVVVYFFMIRPQMKKAKQEKTFAAELKKGDRIITKSGMHGKIIDFSEKNNSVIIETGAGKITFDRSSISMEMSQKLNAPVVEKK
- a CDS encoding DUF1573 domain-containing protein, with amino-acid sequence MKRTILMFAAAGAMLLTGCQDNASDKVKAENVEASAERDAQATVYPEISFEETEFDFGNIAKGTNVEHVFKFTNTGKAPLVITNASSSCGCTVPTYPKNETIQPGESGEMLVKFNGSGNGQVTKTVTVSANTEAGKEQLKIKAFVEAAETETAS